From a region of the Mycoplasma miroungigenitalium genome:
- the pth gene encoding aminoacyl-tRNA hydrolase — MKLIVGLGNIGQEYKFTRHNAGFLVIDKISEKTGIKLNKDKFNGKFGIGDDFIIAKPSTYMNRSGEFIQAICHFYKISPSDVMVIYDEKDFNLGQASIKIGGSSAGHNGVQNVIDNLISNDFKRLRIGIGRDKNYELKDWVLSNFKPEEIAIVEQVADVAAEAALSFVYNDIKIVIEKFNSENKK; from the coding sequence ATGAAACTTATAGTGGGGCTAGGAAACATTGGTCAAGAATATAAATTTACACGCCATAATGCAGGTTTTTTGGTTATTGACAAAATATCTGAAAAAACCGGGATTAAGCTTAATAAAGACAAATTCAATGGCAAATTTGGAATTGGAGATGATTTTATTATTGCAAAACCTTCAACCTATATGAATCGTTCTGGTGAATTTATTCAAGCAATTTGCCACTTTTATAAAATTTCACCATCCGATGTTATGGTTATTTATGATGAAAAAGATTTTAATTTAGGGCAGGCTTCAATAAAAATTGGTGGTTCAAGTGCAGGACATAATGGTGTGCAAAATGTAATCGATAATTTAATTTCTAATGATTTTAAAAGATTAAGGATTGGTATTGGTCGCGACAAAAATTATGAACTAAAAGACTGAGTTTTAAGCAATTTTAAACCCGAGGAAATTGCTATTGTTGAACAAGTTGCTGATGTAGCGGCAGAGGCAGCATTATCATTTGTTTACAACGACATAAAGATTGTTATTGAAAAGTTTAATAGTGAAAATAAAAAATAA
- a CDS encoding lipoate--protein ligase, with the protein MKIYRIKETSPYITLPLENIILNDPDVTGDVLILYQHDNAIIIGNNQNAHEEINRQYVIDNNIKLARRKSGGGAVYHDMGNINFSFITDYNNQGGYERFLAPIIDFLKSLGLNAEFHGRNDVHVNGCKISGNAQYLSKNRIVSHGTILYNVDLTKLSNALNPARIKYESKGIQSVRARVTNVYDELKEKMDVETFITKLIDYFIKNSGGILMEIPYDKYQKQLDEMYEKVSSEDWIFNKAATFTFKSGNKFKGGIVTVKGNIEKGIIKELRFEGDFLSKKDIHEIEPKFNNLPLNEESIRKVFNEIDFQEYFGTVTPDEVIKLILG; encoded by the coding sequence ATGAAAATTTATAGAATTAAAGAAACTAGCCCTTACATTACGTTGCCTTTAGAAAATATTATTCTTAACGATCCTGATGTAACTGGGGATGTATTAATACTTTATCAACACGATAACGCAATAATAATCGGAAATAACCAAAATGCGCACGAAGAAATTAATAGACAATATGTTATTGACAACAACATTAAATTAGCGCGTCGTAAATCAGGTGGTGGTGCTGTTTACCACGATATGGGTAATATCAACTTTAGTTTTATTACCGATTACAATAATCAAGGTGGTTATGAACGTTTTTTAGCACCAATTATAGACTTTTTAAAATCGCTTGGTTTAAATGCTGAATTTCACGGTAGAAATGATGTTCATGTTAACGGTTGCAAAATCAGCGGAAACGCTCAATATTTAAGTAAAAATAGAATTGTGAGCCACGGAACAATACTTTACAATGTAGATTTAACTAAACTTTCAAATGCTCTAAACCCAGCTAGAATCAAATATGAATCAAAAGGTATTCAATCAGTTCGAGCGCGTGTTACAAACGTTTACGATGAACTAAAAGAAAAAATGGATGTTGAAACTTTCATAACTAAGTTAATTGATTATTTCATTAAGAATTCAGGTGGTATTTTAATGGAGATCCCTTATGATAAATACCAAAAACAATTAGATGAAATGTATGAAAAAGTAAGTTCAGAAGACTGAATTTTCAATAAAGCTGCTACTTTCACCTTTAAAAGCGGTAACAAATTTAAGGGTGGAATTGTAACTGTTAAAGGAAATATCGAAAAAGGAATCATTAAAGAATTAAGATTTGAAGGTGATTTCTTAAGCAAAAAAGATATTCATGAGATTGAACCAAAATTCAATAATTTACCACTAAATGAAGAATCAATAAGAAAAGTCTTTAACGAAATTGATTTTCAAGAGTACTTTGGCACTGTAACTCCAGACGAAGTTATAAAACTAATCTTAGGCTAA
- the dnaA gene encoding chromosomal replication initiator protein DnaA: MRKQEIEKNKLLALTETFLHCLMLEVTDKMLYKNFFLPLKIAKVDSDYHVTIESNLSKDSMNIIRASMNDKVSKALEETLGHSCTYTFISTAESTKQIDLNQDTKVKQIQKNITKTLKKNVSVFKNDLTFDTYVEGEFNKEAIRIGRYIADGGQEYNPVFIFSKSGLGKTHLLHAIGNELVKLGKSVHYINPGDFVTDISLLLQENNQAKIKERVNSLINADVVMFDDFQNYGQGNKKSTLQVINQILDSRINNNNLTIFTSDKSITALNSMFDHRLITRLTMGLQLEIKQPKQDDLIKVLNYFIKIKNMHPNNWELEAKQFIARNFQNSIRNLLGAITRLSFYDKEIASKANAKYSLVVVNRILSSMTLNKESVTPESVIEYVAKYYKVPKKEILGKGRQRDVVMARHIAIFIIREEMGLPLEKIGQLFGNRDHSTIINAIKKIERGCEEADQSYNRAISAISEEIYKLT, encoded by the coding sequence ATGAGGAAACAAGAAATTGAAAAAAACAAATTATTGGCTTTAACCGAAACTTTTTTACACTGCTTAATGTTAGAAGTTACGGATAAAATGTTGTATAAAAATTTTTTTCTGCCTTTAAAAATAGCTAAGGTTGACTCTGATTATCACGTTACTATCGAATCGAACTTAAGTAAAGATAGTATGAATATCATAAGAGCAAGCATGAATGATAAAGTTAGCAAAGCTCTTGAAGAGACTCTCGGGCATTCCTGCACCTACACTTTTATTAGTACTGCCGAAAGTACCAAACAAATTGATTTAAATCAAGACACTAAAGTTAAACAAATTCAAAAAAACATCACAAAAACTCTAAAGAAAAATGTTTCTGTATTTAAAAATGATTTGACATTCGATACTTATGTTGAGGGCGAGTTCAATAAAGAAGCAATCAGAATTGGAAGATATATCGCTGATGGGGGTCAAGAATACAATCCTGTGTTTATTTTTTCGAAATCCGGGTTGGGTAAAACTCACTTATTGCACGCAATTGGCAATGAATTAGTCAAATTGGGTAAGTCCGTGCACTATATTAATCCTGGTGATTTTGTTACAGATATTTCACTGTTGCTTCAAGAAAATAATCAAGCTAAAATTAAAGAAAGAGTCAATTCTTTAATAAACGCTGATGTTGTAATGTTTGATGATTTTCAAAATTATGGGCAAGGCAACAAAAAATCTACATTGCAAGTTATAAATCAAATATTAGATAGTAGAATAAACAATAACAATTTAACAATTTTTACTTCTGATAAATCTATCACAGCATTAAATTCTATGTTTGATCACAGATTAATAACTAGATTAACAATGGGTTTACAATTAGAAATAAAACAGCCTAAACAGGATGACCTTATAAAAGTTCTTAACTATTTCATAAAGATAAAGAATATGCACCCTAATAATTGAGAATTAGAAGCGAAACAGTTTATTGCTCGAAATTTTCAAAATTCGATCAGAAATTTATTAGGAGCAATTACAAGATTAAGTTTTTATGATAAAGAAATCGCAAGCAAAGCCAACGCTAAATATTCACTCGTTGTCGTAAATAGAATACTTTCATCAATGACACTAAATAAAGAATCTGTTACGCCAGAATCTGTTATTGAATATGTTGCAAAATACTATAAAGTCCCTAAAAAAGAGATTTTAGGTAAAGGTAGACAGCGTGACGTTGTTATGGCAAGGCATATAGCAATATTCATTATTAGAGAAGAAATGGGTTTACCTCTTGAAAAAATCGGTCAATTATTCGGAAATAGAGATCATTCAACAATAATAAATGCAATCAAGAAAATCGAACGCGGATGCGAAGAAGCTGACCAATCATACAACAGAGCTATTTCGGCTATTTCTGAAGAAATATACAAGTTAACCTAA
- a CDS encoding IdeS/Mac family cysteine endopeptidase (This family includes IgM or IgG-cleaving cysteine proteases.), with protein MKIKTIPLILTLSSFPTTVSCATIKNNDEANMNIKISNNTKQETKNILIEADLKKRNNNNFIKDKTQENTDSAPITNKNTDTIENNSKAENNAESTDEKNIESVADIKNNDVNENNKLNKNDNLTINKGDITKIIPSLRNNVAETLWVNGVNVNVENFRKQNDPSLVVYEYPLRNSKNEGWYDINKRLVNGDWSLCSAVVAANWLHWWLDRNREYVNRYIKDFPDKAMIKAGDITKKLENIMINFPDENNYYDRSRIFDYFTELFPNKALFPNKLIDMFINGYKYTSNNYELNNENNYKPVVSRGFFKDVFKHHTLTSYVSPGSREMLSINIRNWIKEGRALAVSFGSGNKGHIVTIWGADFDKDGNILAVYISDSDNKDDKMKMSKESEYERVGMTRLRIDYSAGNARLSGYVEDGKGVNIWHIYSIQDGCNYWKDFFEKIVS; from the coding sequence ATGAAAATAAAAACGATACCTTTAATTTTAACTCTTTCTTCTTTTCCTACTACTGTTTCGTGCGCAACAATAAAAAATAACGATGAAGCAAATATGAACATAAAAATTTCTAACAACACAAAACAAGAAACAAAAAATATTTTGATTGAAGCTGACTTGAAAAAAAGAAATAACAATAATTTTATTAAAGATAAAACTCAAGAGAACACCGATAGTGCTCCTATAACAAACAAAAACACTGATACTATTGAAAACAACTCAAAAGCAGAAAATAATGCGGAAAGTACTGACGAGAAAAACATTGAAAGTGTTGCAGACATAAAAAATAACGATGTGAACGAAAACAATAAATTAAATAAAAACGATAATTTAACAATAAACAAAGGGGATATAACTAAAATTATTCCATCTTTGAGAAATAACGTCGCTGAAACTCTGTGGGTAAATGGTGTTAATGTAAATGTTGAAAATTTCAGAAAACAAAATGATCCTTCCTTAGTGGTTTATGAATACCCATTAAGAAATTCTAAAAACGAAGGTTGGTATGATATTAACAAACGTTTAGTAAACGGTGATTGATCATTATGTTCCGCTGTCGTCGCAGCAAATTGATTGCACTGATGATTAGATAGAAACCGAGAGTATGTAAACAGATATATAAAAGATTTCCCTGATAAAGCAATGATTAAAGCGGGCGATATTACAAAAAAACTAGAAAATATTATGATTAATTTTCCAGATGAAAATAATTATTACGATAGAAGCAGAATTTTCGACTATTTTACTGAGTTATTTCCGAATAAAGCATTATTTCCTAATAAATTAATAGATATGTTTATTAATGGCTATAAATATACTTCTAATAATTATGAATTAAATAACGAAAATAATTATAAACCAGTTGTCTCAAGAGGATTTTTCAAAGATGTATTTAAACACCACACTCTAACTTCATATGTTAGTCCCGGTTCGAGAGAAATGTTATCGATAAACATAAGAAATTGAATCAAAGAAGGACGGGCATTAGCTGTTTCATTTGGTTCGGGCAATAAAGGACACATCGTGACAATTTGGGGCGCTGATTTTGATAAAGACGGCAATATTCTAGCTGTTTACATCAGTGATTCTGATAATAAAGATGATAAGATGAAAATGTCTAAAGAGAGCGAATACGAAAGAGTTGGAATGACTAGATTGAGAATTGATTATTCTGCCGGCAACGCCAGATTAAGCGGTTATGTCGAAGATGGTAAAGGCGTTAATATTTGGCATATATACTCAATTCAAGACGGATGTAACTACTGAAAAGATTTTTTTGAAAAAATAGTTAGTTAG
- the yidC gene encoding membrane protein insertase YidC, giving the protein MRDRSNNFDFFKGKNNNQGPSKKKAVWKKVWLVTKIILYVLLFALTLTGCIQTMVIKSSNYTGAGTEFYDSQAKISPTVSTFIKKTAKNDTNNMKTGEYYEITYSPESNYHLAYKNYSDVIESLRKQAVQDGGKYGENGEFSSSIRFVDENLNETPIVTGETPNRYLYINSTAKNYQSIYKNWTSFKYLDTDFSLKAIIGEKQEDGLYPINNKSLAIYHPENEELVVKKASLFTVYNDQEGYQNLPFQKYGRDVLEFLYRNTFVNNKYYDDAFNGKTYAEFMQSIIDGKKTTLSEKEYVALTRYHKVMDSYLDATLLKHTNTKLPLIDKFGVQLYDENGQKKISSLSTPESVIGAPSYAVKNTIPYAAAEPQISFYSFKSTLSYGPFFSFVIWPIAWLTFSVRTPLPDAHGWSTFLVLLIAVIITRLIVLAITWKATMSQSIQEELRVRKAKIDAKYAEFKGNKEMKMRQQQEISELYKKNGVSPMDAILSMIISFPIFIAMWRVIQSVPELKSTQFLGFDFAAVSYKRLFAGEYLYLILLILTAGTQFMSMFVPRLLNKRKTKHLSIEQRAAMRKSDKMQWIMMVVFVFITLIFTAGVQIYWFLTSAWSILQAVAIHFFKKSNFYKKRYNKKIIA; this is encoded by the coding sequence ATGAGAGATAGATCAAATAACTTTGATTTCTTCAAAGGCAAGAATAACAATCAAGGACCAAGCAAAAAGAAAGCAGTCTGAAAGAAAGTTTGACTTGTAACTAAAATTATCTTATACGTATTGTTGTTTGCGTTAACCTTAACAGGTTGCATTCAAACTATGGTTATTAAAAGTTCAAATTATACAGGTGCTGGTACTGAATTTTACGATTCACAAGCTAAAATATCACCAACAGTTTCGACTTTTATCAAAAAAACCGCAAAAAATGACACCAACAATATGAAAACCGGAGAATACTATGAAATCACTTATTCTCCAGAGTCTAACTACCACTTGGCTTACAAAAACTACAGCGATGTTATCGAATCACTAAGAAAACAAGCAGTACAAGATGGCGGTAAATATGGCGAAAATGGGGAATTTTCTTCATCAATCAGATTTGTTGATGAAAATTTAAATGAAACGCCTATTGTTACCGGTGAAACACCAAATAGATATCTATACATCAACAGTACCGCTAAAAATTATCAATCTATTTACAAAAATTGAACAAGCTTTAAATATTTAGATACAGATTTTTCTTTAAAGGCAATCATTGGCGAAAAACAAGAAGATGGATTATATCCAATTAATAATAAATCTTTAGCAATATACCACCCCGAAAATGAAGAATTAGTAGTTAAGAAAGCTTCGTTATTTACCGTATATAATGACCAAGAAGGATATCAAAATCTTCCATTCCAAAAATATGGACGTGATGTCTTGGAATTCTTATACCGTAATACTTTTGTAAACAACAAATACTATGATGATGCGTTTAATGGTAAAACATATGCCGAATTTATGCAATCTATTATCGATGGCAAGAAGACCACTCTATCTGAGAAGGAATACGTGGCTCTTACAAGATACCATAAAGTAATGGACTCATATTTAGATGCAACATTACTAAAACACACAAACACCAAATTACCATTAATTGATAAATTCGGTGTACAACTTTATGATGAAAATGGTCAAAAGAAAATTTCTAGTTTAAGTACGCCTGAATCTGTAATTGGCGCACCTTCGTATGCAGTTAAAAACACAATTCCTTATGCTGCGGCTGAACCACAAATTTCTTTCTACTCATTTAAATCAACATTAAGCTATGGTCCTTTCTTTTCATTTGTAATCTGGCCAATAGCCTGACTAACATTCTCTGTTAGAACCCCATTGCCTGACGCTCATGGGTGAAGTACATTCCTAGTGCTTTTAATTGCGGTTATTATCACACGTTTAATAGTATTAGCAATTACATGAAAAGCAACAATGTCACAATCAATTCAAGAAGAATTGCGTGTACGTAAAGCTAAAATTGATGCAAAATATGCCGAATTCAAAGGCAATAAAGAAATGAAAATGAGACAACAACAAGAAATATCAGAATTGTATAAGAAAAATGGTGTAAGTCCAATGGATGCAATATTATCAATGATTATTTCGTTCCCTATTTTCATTGCTATGTGACGTGTAATTCAATCGGTACCCGAGCTAAAATCGACACAATTTCTAGGTTTTGACTTTGCTGCAGTTTCATACAAGAGACTGTTTGCGGGTGAATATCTATATCTAATATTATTAATACTAACAGCTGGAACACAATTTATGTCAATGTTTGTTCCAAGATTATTAAACAAAAGAAAAACTAAACATTTAAGCATTGAACAACGTGCCGCTATGAGAAAAAGCGATAAAATGCAATGAATAATGATGGTTGTATTTGTATTCATTACCTTAATCTTTACTGCTGGTGTTCAAATTTATTGATTCTTAACTAGTGCTTGGTCAATACTTCAAGCTGTTGCAATTCATTTCTTCAAGAAATCGAATTTCTACAAAAAAAGATACAATAAAAAAATAATTGCTTAA
- a CDS encoding DNA polymerase III subunit beta, producing MKFHINKKILDDSIEIVSKYVDPISTFYSFRGIMIIVDNEFITIKAANDATSIVKKLTVDDVLIKVEQTGEFLIQANVFKTIIKKLSGEITIQQTPNALLEIIEGNSRYQLSTLQSNQFPVIDNLINTKQFELDTNEFRKAIKNVIHASSADNNLIYRCINMRYKNNCINFTATDSYRLALYQMKTNTPLEENIDISVNAKDLKDLIPADAPKKITFFYNDIKVGVKYDNTIIISRIVSVPFRDTEPILADMNVKYNLQITKSELNELLNKVWLSNGDKQNRIEVTVTSNNLTLVNNIAEIGSSVAKTQNFKFEGKPVEFDLNYNFLKDAISVFEDDISILIDDQVKKILILSTSNVSSKQLITPLRR from the coding sequence ATGAAATTCCATATAAACAAAAAAATTCTTGATGATTCAATTGAAATTGTTTCAAAATACGTTGACCCAATTAGTACATTTTATAGCTTTAGAGGAATTATGATAATTGTGGACAATGAATTTATTACCATTAAAGCAGCTAACGACGCAACAAGCATCGTTAAGAAATTAACTGTGGATGATGTATTAATTAAGGTAGAACAAACTGGTGAATTTTTAATTCAAGCCAATGTTTTTAAAACAATTATTAAAAAATTGTCTGGGGAAATAACAATACAACAAACCCCTAATGCATTATTAGAAATAATTGAAGGAAATTCAAGATATCAACTTTCAACTCTTCAGTCAAATCAATTCCCAGTAATAGATAATTTAATCAACACAAAACAATTTGAATTAGATACCAACGAATTTAGGAAGGCAATTAAAAATGTTATTCACGCATCAAGTGCTGACAATAACTTAATCTATAGATGCATAAATATGCGTTATAAAAATAATTGCATTAATTTTACAGCAACTGACTCTTATAGATTGGCTCTCTACCAAATGAAAACAAATACTCCTTTAGAAGAAAATATTGATATTTCAGTAAATGCCAAAGATTTAAAGGATCTAATACCGGCAGACGCGCCTAAGAAAATTACCTTTTTTTACAATGATATAAAAGTTGGTGTTAAGTATGACAATACAATTATTATTTCGCGTATTGTTTCAGTACCATTTAGAGATACTGAACCAATTTTGGCAGATATGAATGTTAAATATAATTTACAAATTACAAAATCAGAATTGAATGAATTATTGAATAAGGTGTGATTAAGCAACGGTGATAAACAAAATAGAATCGAAGTAACGGTAACAAGTAATAACTTAACGTTGGTAAATAATATTGCTGAAATTGGAAGTTCAGTTGCTAAAACACAAAATTTTAAATTTGAAGGTAAACCTGTTGAATTTGATTTAAATTATAATTTCTTAAAAGATGCAATTTCCGTTTTTGAAGATGATATTTCCATTTTAATTGATGATCAAGTTAAAAAAATCTTAATCCTTTCTACTTCGAATGTCAGTTCTAAACAATTAATCACCCCCCTAAGAAGATAA
- a CDS encoding ATP-dependent DNA helicase → MNDNYGKKTYTQNKLFSARGRFLKVLSGGEKADWKYTLAIFETDNRENFSIFITDKKIKLLSFYDIEYTNNTNSKYNSKKLISLAISEPKNDEEFERVLINTVKGVGKRTIEILKEKFGSDWAKKFKQEPMLFESSVSPKLFESLKEFFVSYDDETYSFFVNNGLERLYDVLKIEFGEEDLLKKLREINPYSLVYDYDYKFEIIDKLGICMDLDESDKRLYALIYNNVTKLMNNNSTLVDFIELYDAIKKDRKSYSETTLIEAIQKLVNESILFFDTTQNRISTAKMLIKEKYIADELLRLNKYKNNNSVTQTSSVLSPLQQEAFINGVNKKVSVISGFPGTGKSYVIKYLINYFVDNKIYKKSEIAVVAPTGRAAINLKNKLDIEAKTIHSLFRIAQEPFKNIQLASYKDLDHKVLIIDEFSMVTVDLLFLILNNLPRLEKIIFVGDADQLPCIGPGNMLEDIVKSGKIATTILTDIFRTDKKEICDHFLSIKNKKTPSLKTESIKWHEISETEFTEKIVEQYQLSVEKYGIENVAVLIPIHKSEVGIKAVNDILQQWNLLRNQLKKKNIDSISYGHGDTCRLYYVGDRVVQLENDYELDVYNGEIGTITKINANTEVTVDFGYKSITYTREEFGSYVSLGYALSVHKFQGSESMCVILPVFDAYDWMMTTKLMYTGTSRAKEELIIIGNLNFYIWKIKNNNRDIKAYTSFGAFIEKGE, encoded by the coding sequence ATGAACGACAATTACGGTAAAAAGACATACACGCAAAATAAATTATTTAGTGCTCGCGGAAGATTTTTAAAAGTTTTAAGCGGTGGCGAGAAAGCAGATTGGAAATACACTCTAGCGATTTTTGAAACTGATAATCGTGAAAATTTTTCGATTTTTATTACCGATAAAAAAATTAAATTATTATCTTTTTACGATATTGAGTATACAAACAATACAAACAGTAAATATAATTCCAAAAAATTAATATCTCTAGCAATTAGTGAACCTAAAAATGATGAAGAATTCGAAAGAGTGCTAATCAATACAGTAAAAGGAGTTGGAAAAAGGACAATTGAAATTCTTAAAGAAAAGTTTGGCTCTGATTGAGCTAAAAAATTCAAACAAGAACCTATGCTATTTGAAAGTTCAGTTTCGCCAAAACTTTTCGAATCTCTTAAAGAATTTTTTGTTAGTTATGACGACGAGACATATAGTTTTTTTGTAAATAATGGACTTGAACGACTTTATGACGTTCTGAAAATTGAATTTGGTGAAGAAGATTTATTAAAAAAACTTAGAGAGATAAACCCCTATTCTTTGGTCTATGATTACGATTATAAGTTTGAAATTATTGACAAACTAGGAATTTGTATGGACTTAGACGAGTCAGATAAAAGGCTTTATGCCTTGATATATAACAATGTAACAAAATTAATGAATAATAATTCGACATTAGTAGATTTTATTGAGCTATATGATGCTATTAAAAAGGACCGCAAAAGTTATTCAGAAACAACGCTTATTGAAGCTATACAAAAATTAGTGAACGAATCAATTTTGTTTTTTGATACAACTCAAAATAGGATTTCAACTGCTAAAATGTTAATTAAAGAAAAATATATTGCTGACGAATTATTAAGATTAAATAAATATAAAAATAACAATTCTGTTACCCAAACTTCAAGTGTTTTATCACCATTGCAACAAGAAGCGTTCATTAATGGAGTTAATAAAAAAGTATCGGTGATTTCAGGGTTTCCCGGAACGGGCAAATCGTATGTAATTAAATATTTAATTAATTATTTTGTGGATAATAAAATATATAAAAAATCCGAAATCGCCGTTGTTGCACCAACAGGACGCGCTGCCATAAATTTAAAAAACAAGCTAGATATTGAGGCGAAAACAATTCACTCATTATTTAGAATTGCACAAGAACCATTTAAAAACATACAATTAGCAAGCTACAAAGATTTAGATCACAAAGTTTTAATTATTGATGAGTTTTCAATGGTTACGGTTGATTTGCTATTTTTAATACTTAATAATCTACCTAGACTAGAAAAAATCATTTTTGTTGGTGATGCAGATCAATTGCCTTGCATTGGTCCAGGGAATATGCTTGAAGATATAGTCAAGTCCGGCAAAATAGCCACAACTATTCTTACGGATATATTCAGAACTGATAAAAAGGAAATTTGCGACCATTTCTTATCAATAAAAAACAAAAAAACACCTTCTTTAAAAACTGAATCAATTAAATGACACGAAATAAGCGAGACTGAATTTACGGAAAAAATTGTTGAGCAATATCAGCTTTCGGTTGAAAAGTATGGGATCGAAAATGTAGCTGTGTTGATACCAATTCATAAAAGCGAAGTAGGTATAAAAGCAGTAAACGATATACTTCAACAATGAAATTTATTGAGAAATCAATTGAAAAAGAAAAACATTGATTCAATATCGTATGGTCATGGAGACACTTGCAGGTTATATTATGTAGGTGATCGAGTTGTCCAATTAGAAAATGATTATGAATTAGATGTTTATAATGGAGAAATCGGAACTATAACAAAAATTAATGCAAATACAGAAGTTACAGTTGACTTTGGTTATAAATCAATCACATATACGAGAGAAGAATTCGGTTCATATGTTTCTTTAGGTTATGCCCTATCGGTACATAAATTTCAAGGCTCAGAATCTATGTGTGTGATTTTGCCTGTTTTTGATGCGTATGATTGAATGATGACAACCAAACTAATGTATACTGGGACATCAAGAGCAAAAGAAGAATTAATAATTATTGGAAATTTAAATTTTTATATTTGAAAAATAAAAAATAATAATCGAGATATAAAAGCTTATACTTCATTCGGTGCTTTTATTGAAAAAGGAGAATAA
- a CDS encoding RNA-binding S4 domain-containing protein: MNNIVFINNGFITIGQLLKKVGLIDTGGQAKYYLENNKIKINDKTPIGRNTKVFAGDVVWVNNLIYYVKEE, from the coding sequence ATGAATAATATAGTTTTTATAAATAATGGTTTTATTACAATTGGACAATTGTTGAAAAAAGTTGGGTTAATTGATACTGGTGGTCAAGCTAAATATTATTTAGAGAACAATAAAATAAAAATTAACGATAAAACTCCAATAGGGCGAAACACAAAAGTTTTCGCTGGCGATGTAGTTTGAGTTAATAATTTAATTTATTATGTAAAAGAGGAATAA
- a CDS encoding alpha/beta fold hydrolase: MIRKFIELNNETISYLVDEELTNIVVLFLHGFGDEAQRALSLFKIKNRMYSITAPDMPGCGQSTNNIETPTMQYYCEIVQEFIEKTLKNKHIYVVTHSLGTAAALYNATFNEDIKFVFGVTPIMPRDESQESIKIRTKWMLPSTPEELYESQLNLFSEYDDTWIKTESVKQKILQTPPEFYIERKKRFTALANEIFETSKIKKIYGDFYNKKSNFIAIISRNDHYFDFSRAEKYINLYNINTYELNDSGHAMFYKNTDKIHKYINNFIIKKEGFY; this comes from the coding sequence ATGATTAGAAAATTTATTGAACTAAATAATGAAACGATTTCTTATTTAGTTGATGAAGAATTGACCAACATAGTTGTTTTATTTCTTCATGGTTTTGGAGATGAAGCACAACGTGCTTTATCTCTTTTTAAAATTAAAAACAGAATGTACTCTATTACTGCTCCCGATATGCCTGGATGTGGTCAATCAACAAATAACATCGAAACTCCAACTATGCAGTACTATTGCGAAATAGTGCAAGAATTTATTGAAAAAACATTGAAAAATAAACACATTTATGTTGTTACCCATTCCTTGGGAACGGCAGCTGCTCTTTATAATGCCACTTTTAATGAAGACATAAAATTCGTTTTTGGTGTTACACCAATAATGCCAAGAGACGAATCTCAAGAGTCAATAAAAATCAGAACTAAATGAATGCTTCCCTCAACTCCTGAAGAACTTTATGAATCACAATTAAACCTATTTTCTGAGTATGATGATACTTGAATTAAAACCGAATCTGTTAAGCAAAAAATCCTCCAAACACCTCCTGAATTCTATATTGAACGTAAAAAAAGATTTACTGCTTTAGCTAATGAAATTTTCGAAACTAGCAAAATTAAGAAAATTTACGGGGACTTTTATAATAAAAAATCAAATTTTATTGCAATTATCAGTAGAAATGACCATTATTTCGATTTTTCTAGGGCGGAAAAATATATAAATCTATATAATATTAACACGTATGAACTAAACGACTCCGGTCACGCTATGTTCTACAAAAATACGGACAAAATACACAAATATATTAATAATTTTATTATAAAGAAAGAAGGATTTTATTAA